DNA sequence from the Lycium barbarum isolate Lr01 chromosome 5, ASM1917538v2, whole genome shotgun sequence genome:
TAAGGTATTGAGCCGAATAGTTTAGAAGTAATTATACTTGTCTGGGAACTCTTATAACTAATTAATGAGATACAAACAAATTATTTTATTAACACCGTACCCTCCCACACGTATAATCGAATTTATGATTTCTGCCTAAATTGATCTTTTTGTTTCTTTTGGACATAAAATTTTAGAAGTTGGGTGATTCATCAAAAGTTAAAAAGTGAATTTGAAATATCGAGAGTGACTTAACATGCTGAGAGGCGTATTGAGACAAAATTAATATCTAGATAGACTATATGAGAGAGAGGAGTCTAGAGCGACATTGATTTTCTTTTGTTTGATCTTTTGGACATAAAGTTTTAGAAGTTGAGGTGGTTCATCAAAAGTTAAAAAGTGAACTCGAAATATCGAGAGTGGCTTAACATGCTAAGAAACGGCTTCGAGGCAAAATTGATATCTCGATAGACTATATGAGAGAGGAGCCTAGAGCGACTCGATTCAAGTAGACAGGGAGAAATTCAGAACAATAGATAGAGAACTATTTGAAGAAACGAGGTTATAAATGTTGCTCTAGTACCATATGAAGAATATATTTAAAATTTAAGTGATAGAGTAGCTCATGAATGATTTACACCCGGAACTTACACGGTTAATGTGGAAGAGATGtacattttttcatttttcaatgtggagtaaataatttttacttgccatttcttttttctcttctaATAAAAAAGTAAACTTTGGATCAAGTGTGATCCCAATAAATATGTCGCTCTGCGTAAAACAGAAATGTTACTTCCAATTACATAAGTCAAACTTTAATTTAGACAAGCTGAGAAAGAGATATATCACATGTGATGATATGAAGGAAATATATTCTACCATTAAAGGGGGTGAGGCGATAGATAAGATCTCTTTATTTATAATCGAAAATTTTAGATTCGAATTCTGAAAATAAAAAACTCTCTAGTAAAGAGCGCATTTGCTTTTACCGGGTATCTAGCCTAAACTCACGTGAATTTAGATTAATCGTGACAGTAAATTTCCGAGTATTAGATGATTactatttttcaaaaaatgaaaTATATTCTTAATTAGTTGGGGTTTTAGCAGGTGATGTTGGGACAGTaaaaatttatatatatgtaccaTGTCTTTATATCAAATCAGTTGATACACGATACGTGTTACACGCACAAATTATGATCAATTAATATATTCTTACCTTATAATGATTTAACTATTGCTGTATTTAATataatttgatataaatattgGATACCAATAAATGACGAAGCATCTTAGGCATAGTTGGccgaaagaaaaaggaaattccAAGGAAGAAGCAAACACCGAGTCATACAACTAAGCGCCAGTTCAGTACTAACTATACTAGGTAACGAGTAAGAGTAGTGTCAATTTTGTGTTATAATAATTATTGTATATTATGATGCAAAAATTGAAAGGAAAGTAGTGGAAACTAGAAAGCAGCCAGCCATCCACAGCCAAAAACAACTAAACGTGTTTGACCATTTAATACCATTTGGTATGAACAAATTTTTCCATTGAAGACTAGCTGACTGCCAAATGGGCGTTCCCCCACTCTCACAAAAAATGCGTATAACCTAATTGCTACTGAATTTTGTCCATTTTTTGCCCATTATCCTCTTTATAATTTGTACCTTTCTCATACTACTAGAAGCTTTCACAAATTAACCAGAGTTGCTTTCAAGAATGACAATTCTTTTTTCGTTTACATACAAGTGAAAGGAATTTAAAGAATGATAACTTTTCCTTGATTTCTTTGTCAATTATGAATAACTTTTTTTTGAATGTGAACAAAAATTAGCATTCAACTTATttgatttcttcttctttttattatAGTCGGAATTGTTCTCCGGAACCTAAATTTCTAGACCAAATACCCAAGAAATATCAACTATTAAGAAATTCATTACTTGGAGTATGTTTTGGAGTTTCAAAAAACTAAATTTGCAGATTTAAGTTTTTGAAGAAAAATATAACTTTAAAACTATTTCTCATTACATAGGCAAATGGAAAAGAGAAAGGGAGATtgtttttacaaaaattatttgTTTGGGTTGTTATTCCAAATATCTATTGTTAACTTAAAAGCTAAGTATTTGTGTTTTTGAGGTTTTGAACTATTAAACACGTGAAAAAGCTGAAATCTTCAACAACACAAAGAAaagatcaagaaatagctcaaacAAAAACTTCTTCATTCACGGTGTACTTATGAAAATCCAATTCACACTAGTAGATATTTCTTCAACAAGTTCgtcttttttgtttgttttgcacCACACTTGCATGGCGCGTTGGTGACTCATTCACTCAAGTAAGAACCAAACACATTCAAACAACGTCAATATAAATACCCCATCGCTTCCAAATTTTACGTACACCAAACTAAAACCTGCATATCAAACctaaaataaaaatcaagaaccaAAAAAACAAAGAGCAAGAACCGAAAATGCCTTGTGCAATAGCAATAACAAGCTCTCCTATATTCTCACCATCACATTCACATACACCAAAACCAGTTTCACCATTTTACTATAAACCATCATCTATACAAATACAATCACCGTTGACTTGCTACAACAGACATGTAAGAGAAGATGAGGAGCCGTTGACTTGTTCcacgtcatcatcatcgtcgtcgtcATCATTGATTTTGAAGAGAAAAAGGCCAGCGAATATTATGATTCCGACTGTGTCGTTAGGTTTGGGACACGTTGATGAAACACCAAGGGAAGAGAGTAGGTTggatgaagttgaagttgaagaagaaggaTACTCTGTGTATTGTAAAAGAGGGAAAAAAAGAGGTGATATGGAAGATCGGTATTCAGCTATAGTTGATGATGCTAAGAACGGCTCTAAACAGGTATTATTTGCCAGAAATTTTTatctatctcttaattttgagTTAATGATCAAAACCACACATCAACTGCCAGTTTTTCCTTTTTCTATTTGAATTATCAccatttatatattaaaatacaTCGAGTTTAGATAAGTATTAAAACATACCTCAATATTTCCTACCTGAATTATCACAATCTACTCAACTAGGtgtggtgatagttcaggtaagaAAAAAGAATAGCTGATAGTTGGGTGTGAAACTTGTGAAAAGGTTAATAGTttagtgtttttgaccattatatCCTTAATTTTTGGACTTTTGAAGGATAACTTAAATCTATTGACGGGTATATCAATCTTCAATTGAGGATTCCAAAATTGGGTTGGGAATTTTTTCTAAAGATAGATACAGGGTATTTGCTTGCTTGAAATGAAAGGGGTCAAATTCCAAACATAACAGAATTGATGTGGAGTAGTTATTGTTGACGATGATTTGTTTGATACTTCTATACTATGTGAAGAAGATTTTGGTGTATTACTAACTCCCACATCAAACAAGCGCGATTTTACGAATAAGTCATATAAATGGTTTGACATAATTTGTATGATTGAGCTGTTAAACTACTCGAATTAATTGAAATTAACCTCATAGACGTTCAACTTCATTAAACAAATCGATACGATTCTGCCTTATAGCGTATAATAAGCATATATAATGAGAGTTTAATGAACTGGTGTGATGACTTACAGAAAGTGATAGGAAGTTATTGAATTAGATAGATATATTCTAATGCTGAGTGTTATTTCCCCTTATTTCAGGCCTTTTTTGGTGTATTTGATGGACATGGTGGAGCAAAAGCTGCAGAATTCGCAGTAAAAAATTTAGGCAGGAATGTTATAACTGAAGTGGCGTCGAAGAGTGAAGAGGGACCGGAAGAAGCAGTCAGAAAGGGTTACCTCACTACAGACGCGGAGTTTCTAAAGCTAAATGCAAATGGAGGGAGTTGTTGTGTGACAGCACTTGTACAGAATGGAGAACTTATTGTGTCAAATGCTGGTGATTGTCGTGCTGTTATGAGTAGAGGAGGAGTAGCAGAGGCACTCACGGTTGATCATAAGCCTTCGAGGCAAGATGAAATGGAAAGAATTCAACGCCTCGGTGGCTATGTAGATTGTGTCCGGGGTGTGTGGAGAATTCAAGGATCTCTTGCTGTGTCAAGAGGATTAGGAGATTCCCGTCTTAAGAGATGGGTGGTGGCTGAACCAGAGACGAAAATATTGACGATTGAACCAGAATGTGAATTCTTGATCCTGGCATCTGACGGTCTTTGGGAAAAGGTAACCAacacacactttttttttttatctcatttCAACTGTAGTACAAACACGTGTCGTCTGAAGCTGTGAAATTTTCCAAGTTTTCAAGTTTATAATGTAAATTAGGAGGCTAAATTTTCTTTTGTATAATTTTTCAGGTAAGTAATCAGGAAGCTGTGGATCTACTTAGACCTTTCTGTGTAGGTGTTGATAACCAGCTTTTATCTGCTTGCAAAAAGCTTGTTGATTTGGCAGTAACGAGAGGATCCGCGGATGACATAACCGCAATGGTCATTCAACTGCGCCAATTTGTTCAATAAACCAGTGCTTGGAAGAATCTGCTCGGATAGTTGATGTTCATATGTGTGTCATCGACTGAATCACTTCAAATGACTCTGACATTTTCTTGGAGCATGTGGAGTAAAATTTCATTTGTATAGGCTTAACATGTTAGACCTTCTGCTCGATGGAAGCAAAGTAGGTTATAGAACGGCATGATCTTCGTGTATATTATCTCCCATACCAATGGAACGGATGGCATGTCAACCTTAATCATCTAAATAGATATGCAGTTTTAGATTTTAATGGCTTATGAATTGTATTTGCTTGTCTTTTTTACTGGATACACGGAATTAGATCTTCTCAAGCTTTACATtatgatttttttctttctcatCTTGATTGTTAAAAAGTTGATCAGCAGTAATGCATAAATAGTTTCACTGCAGCGCTTGACGAAAATCATAAAACAGGTCCATTACAGAACATGATAAACAATTACAAGCCGTCAGGCAATTTTTTATATTCTCAATAAACTAGTGGCTTTAAACACCTTTAGGAATGAAGTTGAAGAGGAATTTGAAAGAGAAGTGTTGGCTGAATGAATTCTTCAGTTGAAGATACTATTGCAAAATGCTAATTAGACcagttttcttcattttattaACGGTTAAAAGACCCCTACGGCCCTCTGATATGTGTTTTTCCGCGACACGCTAAAAGATGAAACTAAAGTATGGTCAGTATACTGTATACCATTATAAAGTTCCATATTTAGGAGCTGAAATGTTCACACAATTAGTAGCAAAAAGCAAAAGTGGAGGTAAAAGACAATAAGAACAGCACCCACTGCAACTACCTGAATGTGCTGAAATTTTGTTCATTATATGCTTCATGAAATCCAAAGCTAAAGGAGATCAATTGCATCTTGGAGACTTGGACCTACAAAAGAAAATGTGTTGAGTGGTAAATTTTCCCAACAAGACAATGCAAGTATAGAAGTAGAAGACAAAAAGGAAACTAACATGACAAAAAGGAAACTAACATGAAATGGGATAATTTTTTATAGAACTTCCAGCATTACAGTTCGTGCCTAAACTAAGCAAGCAATCTACAATAGGtaacaaacaaaaaagaaaacaGTTTATGTTGTCAGAAGTGGGATTTGAACCCACGCCCTCTCACGAGGACCAGAACTTGAGTCTGGCGCCTTAGACCACTCGGCCATCCTGACTGGTTGGCTGAAAAACTTGTCTAGTTAGTTATTATGAAATCTAGCATGACAATGAAATCACGTAAATACAAAATACataattaagtaggcgtttggccatagaaatcaaaatataattcactttttttgaaatttttgaagttaGAGTTGTGTTTGCCATAGTAtgtgaaaataatattttgttgttgaaatgtactttttCAACAAGGTTTGGTTGCGAAAAAAAAGGTTTTAGttgtttttaaaatttcaaatactacttcaagttgtatttggaattttcatggccaaacactaatttttcaaaaaagtgaaaatattccggaaaaaagtgaataattcttatggccaagcGTGTCCTAAGTTAAATTTTTTACTCCATCATGTTAACTTTTAAAtgtaaccagtgttttaaaaggcttTTCTTGGACTTGCCTCGGGGCACACCGGGGCGGAGTTCTTAAAAATGCCTTAAGTCTCACGTTTGTCGTTTGGTTTTGTGAGGCATACGCACCAAGCGCTCGACTTTGTGCCTTAAACACGCCAAGAGTTCTTCTACCTCAATCATCTAAGTGGAATTGCTTGCTTTGATACGTGAATTTATAACTGGCAAAGAATTGAACGACATATCTTTGAAAGATTGAGTTTGACTCCCTAAGTAACATGCTCTATGCTCAAAAGAGTAAATGATAAAATCTCACACATCCTTGATGAATGCAAGTCGTTGCTTGATGATCTCGGAAGGCCGCTTGTGCAACACATCTCTAGAGAAGCTAATAATGTGATTGATACTTTAATTTtggccaaacccatcgacagaCATCTGTGGGCATCCACTTCTTTCACCTGAGCACCTAAAGTGGCCCTTGTTCCAATTAGACACCTCATGTGggtcattcctattccacttagacactttttgcaccgttgGCATGTCGTGTGTATATCAGTCAAAAACACGCACGTTTCAAGCTTTTTTTTAATCCTATGTGGCATCCAACGGTAATATTACTCCCCCTTTTATATATATCATCTTATCCACTTCAAATTAAAATCCAATTTAGCCTTAATTTTAGCCCCCTTTTCAAGATCAGATTTTCCCCTCTTCTACTACTTAAAATATCATTTTCCCCCTCAAATTCAAGCTAATATTTTCTGCTtgttctctttcattcttcaattGCTATTACTATTATGTCGAGCTTATCCGACTCTCTCATGGAGTTTTTTTATGAACATGCCCGATATTGTAGATGTGGTAATGAAGCATTATTGAAGACTTCTTGGACCCAATTAAACCCAGGTCGCAGATTTTTATGTTGTAAAATCCCAAAGATAAACTTATTTCTTCATTCAttccttatttaattatttattagatGATTAATTGTTGGGTTGAAAATTGGTTTTGTAGAAAATGGGTGGCTGTGATTATTTCTTTTGGATTGAAGATAGGCACCCTGCTCAAGCAAATAGGGTAATATGGGGTTTGTTGAAGCAAGTGAAGGCTTTTGAGGAGAAAAGAATTCGAGCAAGAAATATGCTCATTGTTGCTGGTTTGGTGATGCTTGGGATATGGAAAATCAAGCCAAACTGTTAGATGGAGCAGTACAATATGTGCTTCTTAAGTGCTTgtctttttgtcacgacccaaccccgtgggccgcgaccagtgccctagctgggcacctatacgtacccgatacccaaattagcatattatcagaataataatataataataacattagtagatgctacagaatttagcagaagagcagacttggcacacagaagccgacaaggctatcataaaacaaaacatcccaaacatatgtacagaacccacacagatgtatccacagacctctacagaacatatcataatcataagacgggacagggccccgtcataccctgaacaaagtacatatccagatagcagtgacagactgtaccaaaagatgggctctgtagaagagagcgccccaaaatagcagaaatgggatcctaaacgtgcggatcagcaaacctgtcgtccgtacctgcgcggcatgaaaacgcagcccccgaagaaagggggtcagtacgaaatatgtactgaatatgtaaagcggaatcacagaagtcaaatcataattattacagaaaatgggtacaaaatccagagtgtcaaatgcatatttccaaatcagacagaatgtgtacagaaacatatgtcatatcatatcatatccggtccctgccacgggactcggcagacagaatgtggccaccctcctgacgctggtgccactatacagaggaatcagaaaaaggggcgtggccccgtatcatataatgtcatatcaaaatggccataacagatcagatcagaataggcggacatggcacatcatactccacagacccatgtacgcgtatacctgccccctcacatcgggacgcggcgaacaatgcagagaataacgcttgacaacatatcctggcccgggctcagtgtgggaaacattgggacatccacgaatggagtagtgagagactaatgcaatttaaaaatatcataaatgttttcaaagactcgatgaagcgtatcaaagacaaaccaatccaatggagtcggacggaatcataataaatgtatttcggatatcataataaattacagaagtataactttcccgaagtcattccgagtgtcaaaataatttataatatttaacagaatatttaaaataatattcgttaagcgattagtagggtaattaaaacatttctttaaaaaatcgcttaaaaaggaagctttaacacattaggggcaaaaccgtaaatagtgggcccgcctcagaacaaataaggcggcgggctcaaattgtgccctctaaacatataatatcatctacgaaggttatacagacattctatgactttctgagtaatttagagcacaattgcataatttcagaaaaagcgtatcaaaatg
Encoded proteins:
- the LOC132640403 gene encoding putative protein phosphatase 2C 53, with amino-acid sequence MPCAIAITSSPIFSPSHSHTPKPVSPFYYKPSSIQIQSPLTCYNRHVREDEEPLTCSTSSSSSSSSLILKRKRPANIMIPTVSLGLGHVDETPREESRLDEVEVEEEGYSVYCKRGKKRGDMEDRYSAIVDDAKNGSKQAFFGVFDGHGGAKAAEFAVKNLGRNVITEVASKSEEGPEEAVRKGYLTTDAEFLKLNANGGSCCVTALVQNGELIVSNAGDCRAVMSRGGVAEALTVDHKPSRQDEMERIQRLGGYVDCVRGVWRIQGSLAVSRGLGDSRLKRWVVAEPETKILTIEPECEFLILASDGLWEKVSNQEAVDLLRPFCVGVDNQLLSACKKLVDLAVTRGSADDITAMVIQLRQFVQ